The sequence below is a genomic window from Chloroflexota bacterium.
CGCCGAAATTCACCCGCGCGCGGGCGAAGGCGCGGCCATCACCGAAGCCCCCCGCGGTATGCTCTACCACCGCTACCGGGTGGACGCCCGCGGGTTGGTCGAAGACGCCCGCATCGTGCCGCCCACGGCACAAAACCTGGCGCGCATGGAAGACGACCTGCGTATGTTGGCGCCGGTGGTGCTCAGCCTGCCCCATGAAGAGGCCACTTTGCGCTGTGAGCACCTGGTGCGTGCCTACGACCCTTGCATTTCTTGCGCGACCCATTTCCTTAAGATGGAGGTTTCGGAAGCGTGAGTGACAGGGTAGTGGTCTGCGGCCTGGGGCAAACCTTGCGGGGGGATGATGCCGTCGGGCTGGAAGCGGTGCGCCGCTGGCAGGCAAGCGACCGCCGCACGGCCACCCACCCTGCCGTGGCCGTACATTTGCTGGAACTTCCCGGCCTGGCGCTGCTCGATGTGCTCGAGGGCGCGCGGGCGGCGTTGCTGGTGGATGCGGTGGTTTCCGGCGCGCCGGCGGGCATGTTGCACCACTTGCCCGCGGCGCGTTTGGAAGCCTTTGTTGCGGGCGCGACCTCGGCGCATGGCTGGGGCGTGGCCGAGACCCTGAGGCTGGCGCACACCCTTGGGCGTCCGCTGCCGCCGGTGGTGGAGGTGCTCGCCATCGAGGCCGCCGACCTGCGCCTGGGGGCTTCCCTCAGCCCGGCGGTTGCAGCGGCGTTGCCCGCTGCCGTCAACGCCATTGCCGAGTGGGTGCGCCGCCAGTTGCCCGCCGAGGTGGCCCGTGCATGAACTCCCTTTCGTCCAAAGCGTGCTCGAAATTGCCCTCCGCACCGCTGCCGAGGCCGGGGCAGAGCGCATCACGGCCATTGACCTCACCGTGGGGCAGCTTTCCAGCATTGTGGACGACGCAGTGCAGTTTTACTGGGATATTCTCAGCAAGGGCACCCCGGCAGAAGGGGCGCAACTGCGGTTTCACCGCCTGCCGGCTGTCTTCCGCTGTGAGGCGTGTGGCCGGGAATACACCTATGACGGCGAGCACCTGACCTGCCCCCAGTGCGGCAGTGCCCGGGTGCGCCTGATTCAGGGCGATGAGTTTCGCCTCGATTCACTGGACGTCGCTTGACCCCCATTGCTTTTCCAAGGAGGCTTTCATGGCAAAGACCATTCCGGTGGTGGAAAACATCCTCAGCGCCAACGACCGGCTGGCGCAGGCCAACCGCGACCTGTTGGACCGCACCCACACCTTTGGCCTCAACTTCATGGCTTCGCCAGGGGCGGGGAAAACCAGCATCCTGCTGCGCACGGTCGAGGCCCTGCGCCCCGATTACCGCCTGGCTGCGGTGGAAGGCGACCTGGCTTCCACCATCGACGCCGACCGGTTGATGCAGGAAGGCGTGCCCGCGGTGCAGATCAACACCGGCGGCACCTGCCACCTCGACGCAGTGATGTTGCAGGGCGCGTTGCCCAAACTGCCGCTGGAAGAAATCGATGTCTTGATTGTGGAAAATGTCGGCAACCTGATTTGCCCGGCCAATTTTGCCCTGGGCACCCATCGCAGCGTGTTGATTGCCAGCGTGCCCGAAGGCGACGACAAGCCCTACAAATACCCGGTGATGTATCGCGGGGTGCAGGCGGTTTTGCTCAACAAGATTGATTTGTTGCCCTATTTCGATTTTGATGTGGACTATTTCCGCAAAGGGGTTGAGGTGCTCAACCCTGGTTTGGCTTTCTTCCCCGTGTCGGCCAAGACCGGCGAGGGGCTGGAGGCCTTTTTTGCCTGGTTGCGGGGGCAAATTGACGCCGTGTTGGAGGCGTGACCCGTGGGGCGCGACGGGGTGCGGGCGGAACGCATCCACGTAGACGGCATTGTGCAGGGGGTGGGCTTTCGGCCTTTCGTTTATCGCCTGGCGGTGCAGCATGGGCTGGAAGGCTGGGTGCGGAACAGCACCGCGGGGGTCGATATTTTCGCCCAGGGCCAGCCTGCTGCCATCGAGGCTTTTGTGCGCGCCCTGCAGCGGGAAGCCCCCCCGCTGGCCGAGGTGCAGGCCGTGCGGCGATGGACTGTGCCGCCTGCCGAGGCGCAGGGCGGCTTCCGCATTGTGACCAGCGCGAGCGCCGGAGGGCGGACTTGGGTTTCCCCTGACGCGGCGACCTGCCCCGATTGCCTGCGGGAACTCTTCGACCCCGCCGACCGCCGCTACCGCTACCCTTTCATCAATTGCACCCACTGCGGCCCGCGGTTTTCCATCATCCGCCGCCTGCCTTACGATCGGCCGCATACCACCATGGCGCGCTTTCCCATGTGTGCGGCCTGTGAGGTGGAATATCACGACCCTGGCGACCGTCGTTTCCATGCTCAGCCCAATGCCTGCCCGGAATGTGGCCCGAAGGTGCGCCTGGAGGTGCCGGCGCGTTGGCGGCGGGTGGTGGCCGACGCGCAGCCCGACGACATCGCCCGCGCCGCGGCCTTGCTGCGCCGGGGGGCAATTCTGGCCATCAAGGGGCTGGGCGGGTTCCACCTGGCCTGCGATGCCACCCAGGCCGAGGCGGTGGCGCGCTTGCGGGAACGCAAAACCCGCCCCCACAAACCCTTTGCTGTGATGATGCGCGACCTCGCGATGGTGCGCCGCTATTGCGAGGTCAGCGACCAGGCCGCGGCGCTGTTGACCTCGCCGCAGGCGCCGATTGTGCTTTTGCCCCGCAGGGAAGGCACCGACCTGGCTCCCAACCTGGCCCCCGGCCTCGATACGCTGGGGGTGATGTTGCCCTACACGCCCTTGCACCACCTCTTGCTGCACGATGCCGGTGTGCCCTTGGTGATGACCAGCGGCAACCGCCAGGATGAGCTGATGGCGCGCACCCACGCCGAGGCGCGTGCCGCCCTGCGCCCGCTGGTTGAGGGCTTCCTCTGGCACGATCGCCCCATCCACAACCGGGTGGACGATAGCGTGTGGATGGCGTCGGCGGTGGGCGCGTTCCCCTTGCGCCGCTCGCGCGGTTATGCCCCCCGCCCGCTGCGCCTGGGCCTGGCTGCCCCAGAACCGGTGCTGGCTCTCGGCAGCGAGATGAAAAACACCTTT
It includes:
- the hypA gene encoding hydrogenase maturation nickel metallochaperone HypA — translated: MQRRCPLPSTPLPSGCAASCPPRWPVHELPFVQSVLEIALRTAAEAGAERITAIDLTVGQLSSIVDDAVQFYWDILSKGTPAEGAQLRFHRLPAVFRCEACGREYTYDGEHLTCPQCGSARVRLIQGDEFRLDSLDVA
- the hypB gene encoding hydrogenase accessory protein HypB; this encodes MAKTIPVVENILSANDRLAQANRDLLDRTHTFGLNFMASPGAGKTSILLRTVEALRPDYRLAAVEGDLASTIDADRLMQEGVPAVQINTGGTCHLDAVMLQGALPKLPLEEIDVLIVENVGNLICPANFALGTHRSVLIASVPEGDDKPYKYPVMYRGVQAVLLNKIDLLPYFDFDVDYFRKGVEVLNPGLAFFPVSAKTGEGLEAFFAWLRGQIDAVLEA
- the hypF gene encoding carbamoyltransferase HypF, which produces MGRDGVRAERIHVDGIVQGVGFRPFVYRLAVQHGLEGWVRNSTAGVDIFAQGQPAAIEAFVRALQREAPPLAEVQAVRRWTVPPAEAQGGFRIVTSASAGGRTWVSPDAATCPDCLRELFDPADRRYRYPFINCTHCGPRFSIIRRLPYDRPHTTMARFPMCAACEVEYHDPGDRRFHAQPNACPECGPKVRLEVPARWRRVVADAQPDDIARAAALLRRGAILAIKGLGGFHLACDATQAEAVARLRERKTRPHKPFAVMMRDLAMVRRYCEVSDQAAALLTSPQAPIVLLPRREGTDLAPNLAPGLDTLGVMLPYTPLHHLLLHDAGVPLVMTSGNRQDELMARTHAEARAALRPLVEGFLWHDRPIHNRVDDSVWMASAVGAFPLRRSRGYAPRPLRLGLAAPEPVLALGSEMKNTFCLLVGEEAFLSQHIGEMQQAATWRFFVESVRRFKALFGARPAVLAHDLHPGFTLAATDALAEVPGAAGARRVGVQHHHAHLAALLAEHRHPGPALGLTFDGTGFGPDGTVWGGEVLLAEGAGYRRLASLRLFRLPGNEAAIRHPVRIAIGLLGEVYGEALPALPALEVLDAALLRTVQWQAARGLNAPLTSSCGRLFDAVAALVGLVTKTTYEGQAAMLLEAAARAAWPPEGAPYPVVWEAATEEGPFAPSLRLDWRPMLASLVDDIRRGEAAEAIASRFHAWLAAAAEEVAVRLSRETGVRTVGLSGGCFVNRVLLETLVPRLRARGLEVLLHRQVPPTDGGLALGQAWVAARQLLGTSS
- a CDS encoding hydrogenase maturation protease, with the translated sequence MSDRVVVCGLGQTLRGDDAVGLEAVRRWQASDRRTATHPAVAVHLLELPGLALLDVLEGARAALLVDAVVSGAPAGMLHHLPAARLEAFVAGATSAHGWGVAETLRLAHTLGRPLPPVVEVLAIEAADLRLGASLSPAVAAALPAAVNAIAEWVRRQLPAEVARA